A single Candidatus Thalassolituus haligoni DNA region contains:
- a CDS encoding ABC transporter permease, whose product MLWRIARLSLWHRRITISLIVLALTLAFAVLLAVEHIRHEVRDTFTGTVSGVDLIVGARTGSSNLLLYSLFGIGSPTRNISWTSVETITQQPAVDWVVPLSMGDSHRGFRVLATTDAFFAHFHYGQQRPLLWRQGQGFATSREVVVGAAVAQQLGYIPGDSLVLAHGQGRTSFSLHSDHPFKVSGVLAPTGTPVDQTLLINLDAMDQIHGHSPGAQPQAVSALLVGLNNRIQTFALQRYINEFDQEALLAILPGVELSLLWENLRWIETSLRSIAALVLLSSMLGMITLLLVSIQQRQEELGTLRSLGAGPWSVFALIEIEVLLITGSALLLALLITQLGLLAASQWLAHITGIQLTPLSIDIRLLGWLGLLLLISLMVAVIPAWLASRRSLLQQLHSERH is encoded by the coding sequence ATGTTATGGCGCATTGCTCGCTTGAGCCTCTGGCATCGGCGTATCACCATCAGCCTGATCGTATTGGCGCTGACACTGGCGTTTGCCGTACTGCTGGCGGTGGAACATATTCGCCATGAGGTACGTGACACCTTTACGGGTACGGTATCCGGAGTCGATCTGATTGTCGGTGCCCGCACTGGCTCCAGCAATCTGTTGTTGTACTCATTGTTTGGCATTGGCAGCCCAACCCGCAACATCAGCTGGACAAGCGTTGAAACCATTACTCAACAGCCAGCCGTCGATTGGGTTGTGCCTTTATCGATGGGTGATTCGCACCGGGGGTTCCGGGTACTCGCCACAACCGATGCGTTTTTTGCACATTTTCATTATGGCCAGCAACGCCCTTTGTTGTGGCGGCAAGGCCAAGGATTTGCCACCTCTCGTGAGGTTGTCGTCGGGGCGGCAGTGGCGCAACAACTGGGCTATATTCCCGGCGACAGTCTGGTACTGGCTCATGGTCAGGGACGTACCAGTTTCAGCCTCCACTCCGACCATCCGTTCAAAGTCTCCGGCGTGCTAGCGCCAACCGGTACACCGGTCGACCAGACATTACTGATTAACCTTGACGCCATGGATCAGATTCATGGCCACTCACCAGGGGCGCAGCCTCAAGCCGTCAGCGCCCTGCTGGTCGGGCTGAACAATCGTATCCAGACATTTGCCCTGCAGCGTTATATCAATGAATTTGACCAGGAAGCACTGCTGGCGATTTTACCTGGAGTCGAACTGTCCTTACTGTGGGAGAATCTCCGCTGGATTGAAACCAGCCTGAGATCCATTGCCGCCTTGGTCTTGCTCTCCTCCATGCTCGGCATGATCACGTTACTGCTGGTATCAATCCAGCAACGTCAGGAAGAACTCGGAACGTTACGCTCGTTAGGAGCAGGCCCCTGGTCGGTGTTTGCCCTGATTGAAATCGAAGTATTGCTGATTACCGGCAGCGCATTACTGCTGGCGCTGCTGATCACCCAACTGGGTCTGCTGGCCGCCAGCCAGTGGCTGGCACACATCACCGGCATTCAGCTGACGCCGTTATCCATCGACATCCGCTTGCTCGGCTGGCTTGGGCTACTCCTGCTGATTTCCCTGATGGTCGCAGTGATACCCGCCTGGCTTGCCAGCCGTCGTTCGCTGCTGCAGCAGTTGCACAGTGAGCGTCACTGA
- a CDS encoding ABC transporter ATP-binding protein produces the protein MLAIELQDIVFHYPSSPPEHALCIPHWQVPPGQRLFLHGRSGSGKTTLLRLLTGMMSPQQGQIRLLGENIQSLSPPQRDTFRAQHIGQISQQFYLLPYLSVADNIRLAAVLAKKPSAFLDDRIYQLLEQLDMPPALFHQPAGRLSQGQQQRVAIARALINRPALLFADEPTSALDEASTAAFIRLLLQNLATDTTLIMISHDHRQASWFDQSVALQDLTSVKKGL, from the coding sequence ATGCTGGCAATCGAGCTACAGGACATCGTGTTCCACTACCCATCCTCTCCGCCTGAGCATGCCTTGTGTATCCCACATTGGCAGGTTCCTCCCGGCCAACGCCTGTTTTTACACGGCCGCTCTGGCAGCGGTAAAACCACGTTGCTGCGTTTATTAACCGGCATGATGTCGCCACAGCAAGGCCAGATCCGCCTGCTTGGGGAAAACATCCAATCGCTGTCTCCACCGCAACGAGATACCTTTCGAGCCCAACACATCGGCCAGATTTCACAACAGTTTTATCTGCTGCCGTATTTATCCGTAGCCGACAATATTCGTCTGGCGGCGGTGCTGGCCAAAAAACCCAGTGCCTTTCTGGATGACAGAATCTATCAACTGTTAGAACAATTGGATATGCCGCCAGCGCTATTCCATCAGCCTGCCGGACGTCTCAGTCAGGGCCAACAGCAACGGGTCGCCATTGCCCGAGCCCTGATCAACCGCCCGGCGCTGCTGTTTGCCGATGAACCAACGTCGGCCCTTGATGAAGCATCCACCGCCGCATTTATCCGCCTGCTGCTGCAGAATCTGGCAACCGATACCACACTGATCATGATCAGCCATGACCACCGACAAGCCAGCTGGTTTGATCAATCGGTCGCCTTGCAAGATCTTACATCCGTTAAAAAGGGGCTTTAA